The sequence TTAAGTAATGCTTATTCTATTTTTTGATATACAGTGTTGCCTGTTGTACTTGAATAGATATAGACTTTGCTCTGACCATTGCACCTTTCTGCATTTTTCCCCACACCGCTTCTTTACACATGCTACAACCAAACTTTACTGTGAGGGCACACTAGTGATatctttctttgtatttttgtagtATGTGTGCGTGGTTGTCATATGACATGTCTGTGTgcctatgtgtatgtatgttgtgtataaGCTATTGGACCTTGATTTCTATTGGAATAAATAGAGTATCTCTATCTAACTTTTCTGAGAGCTTTATACCAGGAAGTTATAGTTCAAATTCAAAggacattttaatgtttaataggATCATCACTGTGTAACCTTTCAGAAAGTGCGGTGGAGCTATATCAATAGTAAGGAATTGCATGACAAAAGTGAGAAATTAGTCAGACATGGACTAAAAGCATCTTGCCTTATTTTTCTATGAGCAGCTATCGAGTCCACTGTGTACATGTCCAGCTGAATTTCCACCATGTCAGACCTTTGAAGGAAGAAgagataaaacattaaaaaaagattggaGCCTTTCTAGATAATGGCACCAGTACATCTACAATACCAAAGTGTGCATAAGCATGCAAAGAATTGATAACTCCTTACTTGATCTTCTGTAAGACTAATTCACATTTTCCCTCAAAGTACTCCAACTTCTTCCGGTCCAAATCTGTCTGGACCCTCAGCCTGTGGTCCAAGATGAGAGACTGGAGAAGCTGAATACACTTAATCAGTTCCTGGACACAagtcaagaaaaagaaaaaacactgaaagacAAATATTATGTATATAGAGATTCCAAAATTAATACTATCTACTAGCCAAATGCTGGCAAAATATGCAAGGGGCAGGAAGAATGGCTTTACTCACTAGCCAATAAACAATGGTAATCcattgagtggctggtaaaatttgaacattcactagccatacagtatatatggctagtgaatgttcaataatctgcaaaaaacaaagaaaatatatttgCTTATTTTAGCTAACTACATGTAATTGAAAGAGCACTTACAGAGAGGTAGAGTTGAGCCTGTCTTTGCATGAGGACTGTGTTTTCCCGGCAGGTCTCCTTCAGACgctctgctctttttttctctttgtccaaCTGGGCTGCCAGATGAGACAGCTTGCTGGTCTTCAGACCCTCACTCTCATTCTCTAGAAGAGATTACAAAATAGCATCCTGGTCATCATGTCAATGATCATGTCAATGATGACCAGgcatcatatcatatcatagaTAGCAGATAATGCAGTGTCTAGTTACAGTACCCCATTCAGGTTGATAGTAAGAGAGGAGGCTAAAGCAGCTTTTCTTCAGATGCTTCTCCAGCTCTTTGGGAAGACCCTGTTTCATTCTTTGAACATTCTGGTGGAGATAAATATTACATAGTTGGTAAACAAGCTACATTTGTTACTGAAGTATCTCTCTACCAATGGTCAACTTTCATTTCTGAGAAAATAAATGTCTACTTTGGTACCACTCTACTCTTTACTGTGGGatcatccatctgtccatcatttAATGTATGCTCTTCTATTCTGTATTTTTATGACTTACCTTCTCTGATGGCATGAGGTCCATCAACTGTTGGGGGTCCAGACCCAGAACAGAGGGCTGGTCCTGGTTGGTAGTGCTACTGGGATCCAGCTGTCTGATACACTGAGCCACCAGCAGACACTTCTCCAGCGTCTCAtagaactacacacacacacacacacgcacacacactatttGGTAGATTTCTGGATACTGAAATTCAGATGTTTCAAACTGTGACCTTTAGCTGCAATTTGGTGCAACTTTAACAAACAATTTGTTGCCCACAATTCACTGAcagctgtttgtgcatttgtgGTCTGTGTGCATATAAGCATCTGCAAAGTACCAGGTTCTGGTCAGGGGGTACGGTGACATGGTGCTTCCTGATACAGTGGTCCTGGATCATCTCCTGCAGTCCTTTGTGGAGGCTTACGGAGCGCAGCCAGTGACGCCTCTGGCTCTGCAGCTTCTGCTCAGCCTGGAATAAAGCATCTATAAGTGCTCACAGATACACAAAACCTAGCAAACTCGGCCATGAAGGAAGATAGCTTCCATCTATGTGATTGCAATACTAACTGGTTACCAGTAGAGGTCAGTTTGCCGTACATACTGTGCAATtacataaataactacaaattcAGCAAACGTATAGCTGTTTGGTGTAGCGTGAATTGCGTTAACGCATCAGCTTGTATGTTAGCAAATGTGGAAAGTAACATTACTAAAAGGTTTTATGTCCGCTGATACCTTTTCCAGCTCGGTTTTCAGAGGGACAGTGAGTCCAGTTTGGTCCACATGTTGTGCCAGGGTGGCCAGGAGTTTACAGAACTGAGGATTCTGGGTCAGATCCTCCTCTGTAATGTCACACagagggaaggaggagagaaCTGGGTGGGAAGACAGGAAACACAGAAAACGTATTATAAACGGCCAAACCAAATCACTGTCAGGAGATTCACAACAGTACAGCACTCCAACTTCAACTGGCATGTGAGAAACTAGCATGTGAGAGAAGCTATAACGTTAGTAGCATTTCCTACTAACGTTATAGCTTCTCACACATTCAGCCTACTTTCACATTTAGCATTAAGTTAACAGTCGTTCAAGAATGTTAGTCAACTTATTTTCTTACCCTGAAAATGCAAACTGTCACCCTTCCCAAGCGAGGACACATGTGTAGACTCTGACATTTTCAGCTGAACGTTTAGTGTAATTTTGTGTATGATTTCTAAAGACTTTCCTCGAACGCAACATGAAAAAGAAACGCGTTCTTCCTGAATCGAGTTGCGCGCGCCGGAAGGAAGCGTTCCTATTGGCTAACTGAGCCACATGGTCGATGCTGCGAGAAACTGCGAAGACTGCATGCCACTCGCGAGAGCGCGCACTGGCTAAacgtaaattacatttttaaggaACTTTACCGTTGTTTAACAACGATATAATCTTCATTGAAATTAATGATAATTTTTGACTAGATTTCAGTTAAATACAAACGATTCCCTGCATGATAAGTTAACAGATTTGTACAAAATGTAACATGTTTGAAGTTAAAATCAGTCTAAAACATGATCTGTTAAGTCTGTTAAAAACATGCTCCCTGAATTCCACCCTTTAGTCTTTTAGCGTTTGCTTGCTGCATGGagaggatctctctctctctctctctctctctctctctctctctctctctctctctctctctctctctctctctcactctatctctctatctctctcatcATGTTTGGATGCTGGCCATCATTCTCCTTGTTCTCAACATCATTTTAAACATGATATTTTCTTGCCCTTGGCTCATCTGACCATCAGCTTACCTGGCAACAGAAGTTGTTACTGTTGGTGTTGGCAATAAAATAATCTACTTTACTAAAACTTGTTAAACTTCCAGGCAGAGGCGACATTATATGCATAAGTCTTGTTGTCGGGCATGTGTATTGGTTTGATGCCATGTATTGATTTCCTTGAGCTTTTGTTTCCTCTGTCAAAGCCCTTTGTAAACTATTGTGCTACACAAATGaggttattattaatattttctttaataaatGGTCAACATAGTTTTAGATATTCTATTTTTGTTTCGCTGTGCCAGATTTGTTTCACCATTTTTGCTCTGGAGTTTGCAGCAAGGAACTAATGAGATGGGGAGATGATTAGGGCTCACAATTAAAATAAGTGTTATAATGACTTTTAGTTGTAGAAGTTGATTATAATAGAAGTACATGATATGCCTGGTCTTGGGTCTGGTGCTGCATCCAAATACACTGCACCTTCCTGCTATTGTCAATAATATATTTTCTGAGTTGTTTTTATTCTAAATGATTCGTTATGGACAATTTCAACACTAAAACACAACTATTACAATTAATTGAGCGGGCTGTCACACTATATCCATATTGAATCTGGGGTTCCACAACTGTGAGTATTCCTGTACAGTGTGGGATTCCCCCATGAACCCTGTCCTCTTCTGTGTGCTGCTTCTCACAGCTCTGTTTCCTTGCAACAGCCCTTGTCTGCCTAGTCTTCTTGATCCTGCATTTCTGGTGCT comes from Etheostoma spectabile isolate EspeVRDwgs_2016 chromosome 19, UIUC_Espe_1.0, whole genome shotgun sequence and encodes:
- the LOC116706903 gene encoding HAUS augmin-like complex subunit 4 translates to MSESTHVSSLGKGDSLHFQVLSSFPLCDITEEDLTQNPQFCKLLATLAQHVDQTGLTVPLKTELEKAEQKLQSQRRHWLRSVSLHKGLQEMIQDHCIRKHHVTVPPDQNLFYETLEKCLLVAQCIRQLDPSSTTNQDQPSVLGLDPQQLMDLMPSEKNVQRMKQGLPKELEKHLKKSCFSLLSYYQPEWENESEGLKTSKLSHLAAQLDKEKKRAERLKETCRENTVLMQRQAQLYLSELIKCIQLLQSLILDHRLRVQTDLDRKKLEYFEGKCELVLQKIKSDMVEIQLDMYTVDSIAAHRKIREKLESDLKACQVEKQSVELKLASFEILGKEFEALAEEYCRLRQKIEMNNWALKEFTQCNYK